AATCCACTTACTAGACTTACTAACAATCCATTAAGCATGAATGCCCTCTCCATCCATTACATTTAAGAAATATTCCTCTAAGGAACTATGTTTCTTATTAATACTTTCAATTTCCACATCGTTCATAATAAGTGCTTTTGAAATGGCTTGCTGAGACACTGCCGTATCATACACACGAATCATATTTCCGCTCATTATTTTATAATTTTTTATGGCAAGTTTATCTTCTAAAATATAAGCTGCACGCTTCACATCAGGAACAGTAATTTCAATGTACTCTGTTTGTTTTCCGTTAATACTCTTCATTGAAACTTCTTTTATTAGTTTTCCATTTTGAATTACACCAATTGTATCCGCCATTAGTTCCATCTCACCTAAAATATGACTAGAAACTAATAATGTAATGCCATATTCTTTGCAGAGCATTTTAAATAAGTCTCGTAACTCTTTAATACCAATTGGATCTAAACCGTTAATTGGTTCATCTAAAATGAGCAGTTCTGGCTTTGTTACGATTGCCCTTGCAATACCAAGTCGTTGTTTCATTCCCAATGAAAAATCTTTTACTTTTTTATTATCTATCCCTTGCAGTTTCACTAAATGTAATGCATGGTCAATTTCATTTTTATCGTAATAGCCCATATATTCACAATGTAATTCTAAGTTTTCTTTCGCCGTTAATTTATCATAAAAGATTGGATATTCAATAATTGTCCCCATTCTTTTTAATACTTCATAAGATGTGTCTGTTAACTTCTCACCGAAAATTTCAATCTCACCGCTCGTCGGTTTTATTAAATTTGTAATCATTTTCATAATCGTTGTTTTACCAGCACCATTCGGTCCTAAGAAACCGTATATCTCTCCTTTTTTCACATGCATGTTAACGCTAGAAATAACTTCTTTCCCTTTAAACACTTTCGTTAACTGATTCGTTTTTAATATATAGGTCATGTCACTTTCCCCTTTCGCACTACTTTATATTTTTATAATAGACAACGGAAATCTCTTTTTTCTTACCCGTTTCTTACAAATTCCTTACGCTGAAAAAAAAGCTTGTAGAATCTACTTCTCTACAAGCTAAAACTGCATCTTTTTTAATGCAACTGTAAAAATTGTTTTTTCATACGGCTTACTAGAAAGATGAATTTTTCCATCCATCGCTTCCACCAGTCTTTTCGTAATCGTTAACCCTAAACCGCTTCCTTGGTACAATCTATTTCTCGAATCTTCAAGTGTGTACATACGCTCAAACACTTTATCAATATGAGATTCATCAATCCCTTTTCCTTTATCCCATACGTATATATACACATTCTTTTCATCATCTCTTAACGTCATACCCAGTATCTTTCCATCGTCTCCATATGTAATTGCATTTGATATTAAATTGTTCAATACCCTACCTAATACTTCTACATTTCCAAGTGCATATATATTTCTTTCTGGTATATCAATATGAACTTGAAACCCTTTCGCCGTCACTAAATCATAAAAAGATAAAATCTTCTCACGACAAACTTCATTCATATTTACTTTTGTCATCTCAATTGCCTTGTCACCAGATTCTAGTTTTGCTAAATCAAAAAACTTATGAATCAGTTCCATTACTTCTAGTGTTTTCACATGCACCTTTTCAAGTAATATTTGCTGTTCTTCTTTATTCATCGTTTTATCCTTATTTAACATTTCTGTATATCCAAGAATAACTGTTAGCGGCGTCTTTAAATCATGTGAAATATTTGAAAGCATTTTTCTCATCGAAATTTCTACTTTTGCATGATCTGCATTCGTTTTCTGTTTTGCATCTAATAATTGATTAATTGCCACTAATAATTTTTGCAATTCTAGATCATCTGTCATAACGAGTAACTTCTCGCCTGTTTGTACATTTACAATACTTTCCAACTTTTCATATGTGTATCGTAAATTTTTACTACTATTTTTTCTCATTTTATATTGTATGTAAATGACACATAACAATATAAAAATAATACTTATTAACAAATTGACCATATTACATCACTTCCAACTTATAGCCGATGCCCCATAACGTTTTAATATATTCTGGATTAGATGGATCACTTTCGATTTTCTCACGCAATCTCCTCATATGAACATTAATAACGTTATCATCTCCATAATACTCTTCGTTCCAAACTAACGTATATATTTGCGATTTTGTAAATACACGATTTTGATTCTTTACGAACAGTTTTAAAATCTCAAATTCTTTTAAAGTAAGTTTGAGAGGCTTCCCGTTTTTTTCTACGGTAAAATTAATTGGATCGATTGTTAAATCGCCAATTTGAATCATCTTTTCTGTTTCTTCTGTAGTCGAATATTTCGTAGATCTTCGAATACCTGCCTTTACACGTGCAGCTAATTCAATCATAGAAAATGGCTTACAAATGTAATCATCTGCTCCAAGTCCTAATCCAACAGCTTTATCAACATCTGTATCTTTTGCCGACATCATTAAAATCGGAACAGCACTTTTTTCTCGAATAATTCGTACAACCTCTAAGCCATCTAGCTTTGGCATCATAATGTCGAGGATAATCAAATCAAATGAACCTTTTAAATATGTGTTCACGCCTTCTTCTCCATCAGACGCAATTGTTACTTGAAAGCCCTCTTTTATCAAATACTTTTCCACCATCTCTTGAATTGAGATATCATCTTCAACTAATAAAATATGATGTGACATATGTCTATCCCCTTTTTACAAACGTTAACAACTCAATTGTATCCTAACTACTACAGACTTGAAACAAATATATGAATTTTCAAACCAACTTCCCTTCCTTCCTTAACAATGATATGATGAAATTCACTATGATTGTTCATAATTAACTTTATATAAAGGAGACTTATCATGTCAGAAAACAAAAAAGTAAGCTTAGCTGATTTAATGCGCGAACAACTTGCAAAGAAAAAGCAAGGAAATGGAAATGGTCAAAATGCAAAAAATCAAAGCCAAGAAACGAAAAAATTGCAAAACCAACAAACAAAGAAAACAAACAACCAACGTAGACGTACAGGTGTGTAAATGAACGGACAAAAACGTTCTAATATCGCGCCCGGTCTTGAAGTTGATATTGTATTAAAACAAGATCAACGAACAGGCAAATTAACACGTGGAATTGTAAAAGATATTTTAACAAACTCCCCTTCCCATCCGCATGGCATTAAAGTACGATTGCAGGACGGGCAAGTCGGTAGAGTACAAAATATCGTTCAATAAGAAAAGGAGCTCAAGTAAACTCGAGCTCCTTTTCTTTATTAACCTTTAATTTTCTCGATGAAAACTACTTTTAAGTAGTCTCCTTCTTTAAATTGATCAATGGTACGGAAATCTTCTGGTAAAGAATGTTCTTCTAATATTTTATATTTGCCATTCATTTCTTTAAAGGCTGTATCGATAAAGCCTTTAAACTTTTTCATATCGAATGCGCTACAATTTGTAGAAGCAACGATAATTCCGTTATTTTCTGTAATGGCAATTGTTTCTTTTAATAAGTTTTTATAATCTTTCGCTGCACTAAATGTATATTTTTTTGAGCGTGCAAAGCTTGGAGGATCAAGTACGACCATATCAAATTTCATTTTTTTCTTCGCTGCATATTTGAAGTAAAGAAATACATCTTCTACAATAATATCTTGCGCTTCATAATCAACTTCATTTACACTAAACTGCTCAATCGTTTTACTTAAACTACGATTTGCAAGGTCAACAC
This genomic interval from Bacillus thuringiensis contains the following:
- a CDS encoding HAMP domain-containing histidine kinase, with product MVNLLISIIFILLCVIYIQYKMRKNSSKNLRYTYEKLESIVNVQTGEKLLVMTDDLELQKLLVAINQLLDAKQKTNADHAKVEISMRKMLSNISHDLKTPLTVILGYTEMLNKDKTMNKEEQQILLEKVHVKTLEVMELIHKFFDLAKLESGDKAIEMTKVNMNEVCREKILSFYDLVTAKGFQVHIDIPERNIYALGNVEVLGRVLNNLISNAITYGDDGKILGMTLRDDEKNVYIYVWDKGKGIDESHIDKVFERMYTLEDSRNRLYQGSGLGLTITKRLVEAMDGKIHLSSKPYEKTIFTVALKKMQF
- a CDS encoding YwbE family protein gives rise to the protein MNGQKRSNIAPGLEVDIVLKQDQRTGKLTRGIVKDILTNSPSHPHGIKVRLQDGQVGRVQNIVQ
- a CDS encoding response regulator transcription factor, which produces MSHHILLVEDDISIQEMVEKYLIKEGFQVTIASDGEEGVNTYLKGSFDLIILDIMMPKLDGLEVVRIIREKSAVPILMMSAKDTDVDKAVGLGLGADDYICKPFSMIELAARVKAGIRRSTKYSTTEETEKMIQIGDLTIDPINFTVEKNGKPLKLTLKEFEILKLFVKNQNRVFTKSQIYTLVWNEEYYGDDNVINVHMRRLREKIESDPSNPEYIKTLWGIGYKLEVM
- a CDS encoding ABC transporter ATP-binding protein is translated as MTYILKTNQLTKVFKGKEVISSVNMHVKKGEIYGFLGPNGAGKTTIMKMITNLIKPTSGEIEIFGEKLTDTSYEVLKRMGTIIEYPIFYDKLTAKENLELHCEYMGYYDKNEIDHALHLVKLQGIDNKKVKDFSLGMKQRLGIARAIVTKPELLILDEPINGLDPIGIKELRDLFKMLCKEYGITLLVSSHILGEMELMADTIGVIQNGKLIKEVSMKSINGKQTEYIEITVPDVKRAAYILEDKLAIKNYKIMSGNMIRVYDTAVSQQAISKALIMNDVEIESINKKHSSLEEYFLNVMDGEGIHA